A stretch of Elephas maximus indicus isolate mEleMax1 chromosome 20, mEleMax1 primary haplotype, whole genome shotgun sequence DNA encodes these proteins:
- the SEMA3G gene encoding semaphorin-3G isoform X4 gives MAPSAWAVCCLLGRLLLCGGSPGPSTPRLRLSYRDLLSANRSAIFLGPRGSLDLRAMYLDEYRDRLFLGGRDALYSLRLDQTWPDPREVLWPPQPGQREECVGKGRDPLTECANFVRVLKPHNRTHLLACGTGAFHPICALITVGHRGEHMLHLEPSTVQGGRGRCPHEPSWPFASTFVGGELYTGLNADFLGREAMIFRSGGSRPALRSDSDQSLLHDPRFVAAAPIPDNSDQDNDKVYFFFSETVPSPDGGPGHVIVSCVGRVCVNDAGGQRVLVNKWSTFLKARLVCSVPGPGGAETHFHQLEDVFLLWPKAGKSPEVYALFSTVSAVFQGFAICVYHMADIWEVFNGPFAHQDGPQHQWGPYQGKVPFPRPGACPSKMTAQPGRPFGSTKDYPDEVLQFARAHPLMFQPVRPRQGRPVLVKTHLAQQLHQIAVDRVEAEDGTYDVIFLGTDSGSVLKVIALQAGGSTEPEEVVLEELQVFKVPTPITEMEISVKRQMLYVGSRLGVARLRLHQCETYGSACAECCLARDPYCAWDGASCTRYQPGTGKRRSRRQDIRHGNPALQCLGQGPEEEAAGQVAATPVYGTEHNSTFLECQPKSPQAAVRWFLQRPGDQGPDQPLTWAMEEGEALPAISSQSTGATGNGLLVPSWNGENG, from the exons ATGGCCCCCTCCGCCTGGGCTGTCTGCTGCCTCCTGGGGCGCCTCCTGCTCTGCGGGGGCAGCCCCGGCCCCAGCACGCCCCGCCTGCGGCTCTCCTACCGAG ATCTCCTGTCTGCCAATCGCTCTGCCATCTTTCTGGGCCCCCGGGGCTCCCTGGACCTTCGGGCCATGTACCTGGATGAGTACCGGGACCGCCTCTTTCTGGGGGGCCGCGACGCCCTCTACTCTCTGCGGCTGGACCAGACATGGCCAGACCCCCGGGAG GTTCTGTGGCCTCCGCAGCCAGGACAGAGAGAGGAGTGTGTCGGAAAAGGAAGGGATCCCTTG ACGGAGTGTGCCAACTTTGTGCGGGTGCTGAAGCCCCACAACCGGACTCACCTGCTGGCATGTGGCACAGGGGCCTTCCACCCCATCTGCGCCCTCATCACAGTCGGGCACCGTGGGGAG cACATGCTCCACCTGGAGCCCAGCACCGTGCAAGGTGGGCGGGGCCGGTGCCCACACGAGCCCAGCTGGCCCTTTGCCAGCACCTTTGTAG GCGGAGAGCTGTATACCGGCCTCAACGCCGACTTCTTGGGGCGTGAGGCCATGATCTTCCGAAGTGGGGGTTCCCGGCCAGCCCTGCGTTCTGACTCTGACCAGAGCCTCCTGCATG ACCCCAGGTTTGTGGCAGCTGCGCCGATCCCCGACAACTCCGACCAGGACAATGATAAGGTGTACTTCTTCTTCTCGGAGACTGTCCCCTCACCCGATGGTGGCCCAGGACATGTCATCGTCAGCTGCGTGGGCAGAGTCTGCGTG AACGATGCCGGCGGGCAGCGGGTGCTGGTGAACAAGTGGAGCACTTTCCTCAAGGCCCGGCTGGTCTGCTCTGTGCCCGGCCCCGGGGGTGCTGAGACCCACTTCCACCAGCTGG AGGACGTGTTCCTACTCTGGCCCAAGGCAGGGAAGAGTCCAGAGGTATACGCGCTGTTCAGCACGGTCAG CGCTGTGTTCCAGGGCTTCGCCATCTGCGTGTACCACATGGCTGACATCTGGGAGGTCTTCAACGGGCCCTTTGCCCACCAGGATGGTCCCCAGCACCAGTGGGGGCCCTACCAGGGCAAGGTGCCCTTTCCCCGCCCAGGCGCA TGCCCCAGCAAGATGACGGCGCAACCAGGACGGCCCTTTGGCAGCACCAAGGACTACCCTGACGAGGTGCTGCAGTTTGCCCGAGCCCACCCCCTCATGTTCCAGCCCGTGAGGCCTCGGCAGGGCCGCCCTGTCCTTGTTAAGACCCACCTGGCCCAGCAGCTGCACCAGATTGCAGTGGACCGAGTGGAGGCGGAGGACGGGACCTACGACGTCATCTTCCTGGGCACCG ACTCAGGCTCAGTGCTCAAGGTCATTGCCCTCCAGGCGGGGGGCTCAACCGAGCCCGAGGAAGTGGTGCTGGAGGAGCTCCAGGTGTTTAAG GTGCCAACACCCATCACTGAGATGGAGATCTCTGTCAAAAGG CAAATGCTGTATGTGGGATCGAGGCTGGGCGTGGCTCGGCTGAGGCTGCACCAGTGTGAGACCTATGGCAGTGCCTGCGCCGAATGCTGCCTGGCCCGGGACCCCTACTGTGCTTGGGACGGCGCCTCCTGCACCCGCTACCAGCCCGGCACAGGCAAGCGCCGGTCCCGCCGGCAGGACATCCGGCATGGCAACCCTGCCCTGCAGTGCCTGGGCCAGGGACCGGAAG AAGAAGCTGCAGGGCAAGTGGCGGCCACTCCGGTCTACGGCACAGAGCACAACAGCACCTTCCTGGAGTGTCAGCCCAAGTCTCCCCAGGCTGCTGTGCGCTGGTTCTTGCAGAGACCGGGGGACCAGGGGCCTGATCAG